One genomic segment of Amycolatopsis sp. WQ 127309 includes these proteins:
- a CDS encoding neutral zinc metallopeptidase — protein MTQPPHGQVPPSGSVQPPPVPDAQPAPAWLGHPHTVPAAPRRRSPAAIIGVCLGAVAVLVLGLVAIVALNRQDTPLANPAYRDTPSSQDVPSQLPGGAGAPASASPGPSTELSTPSATGPQKILKLADHPILQDPNAGLQNRVCTLPAWQSTQAGAEAFFTAASKCLDAAWGPFLTAYGLPFTPPALHFPTGASFETECGTIQVGIATAAYYCENNLYVPFRGLQTDQYGNNPGVYLALFAHEYGHHVQEVAGLMDAAWQKIYEAGQNSPAGLEMSRRKELQAQCFSGMFLGAHVDQGGTINRDMYNKAWNDQETRGDNTSRSHDHGTNAHYASWWRAGATSNRISDCNTFAAPSSEVS, from the coding sequence ATGACGCAACCGCCCCACGGCCAGGTACCGCCCAGCGGTTCCGTCCAGCCGCCGCCGGTGCCGGATGCGCAACCGGCTCCCGCGTGGCTGGGTCACCCGCACACCGTGCCCGCCGCGCCGCGACGTCGTTCGCCGGCCGCGATCATCGGGGTGTGCCTCGGCGCCGTGGCCGTGCTGGTGCTCGGGCTGGTCGCCATCGTGGCGCTCAACCGCCAGGACACGCCGCTCGCGAACCCGGCCTACCGCGACACGCCGTCGTCCCAGGACGTCCCCTCACAGCTGCCCGGGGGCGCGGGTGCCCCGGCGTCGGCGTCGCCCGGCCCGTCGACCGAGCTGTCCACGCCGAGCGCGACCGGCCCGCAGAAGATCCTCAAGCTGGCCGACCACCCGATCCTGCAGGACCCGAACGCCGGGCTGCAGAACCGCGTCTGCACGCTGCCGGCCTGGCAGAGCACCCAGGCGGGCGCGGAAGCGTTCTTCACCGCCGCCAGCAAGTGCCTGGACGCCGCGTGGGGCCCGTTCCTCACCGCCTACGGCCTGCCGTTCACGCCGCCGGCGCTGCACTTCCCGACCGGCGCGAGCTTCGAGACCGAGTGCGGCACCATCCAGGTCGGCATCGCGACCGCCGCGTACTACTGCGAGAACAACCTGTACGTGCCCTTCCGCGGGCTGCAGACCGACCAGTACGGCAACAACCCCGGCGTCTACCTGGCCCTGTTCGCCCACGAGTACGGCCACCACGTCCAGGAGGTCGCCGGGCTGATGGACGCGGCCTGGCAGAAGATCTACGAGGCCGGCCAGAACAGCCCCGCCGGGCTCGAGATGTCGCGGCGCAAGGAACTGCAGGCCCAGTGCTTCTCCGGGATGTTCCTCGGCGCGCACGTCGACCAGGGCGGCACGATCAACCGCGACATGTACAACAAGGCCTGGAACGACCAGGAGACCCGCGGCGACAACACCTCCCGCAGCCACGACCACGGCACCAACGCGCACTACGCGTCGTGGTGGCGGGCGGGCGCGACGAGCAACCGGATCTCCGACTGCAACACCTTCGCGGCGCCGTCGTCCGAAGTCAGCTGA
- a CDS encoding DUF4129 domain-containing protein — MVTAFLMDVPVDIDRDTARRAAQEELSDPKYQQARPSVLQQVAQWLGEQLEKLLNGLSSVVPGGIFGLVLILVLLIVLVVVIRLRTGKIARAARADRLVFDGKRQSADDYRRSAAEAAAAGRYDDAVRDRFRALVRALEERALLDARSGRTADEAAAEAGVLLPNVATELRHGARLFDDVHYGGREGTETAYRTLTELDERCRRERPVVMTAS, encoded by the coding sequence ATGGTGACGGCCTTCCTGATGGACGTCCCGGTCGACATCGACCGGGACACCGCGCGCCGCGCCGCGCAGGAGGAGCTGAGCGACCCGAAGTACCAGCAGGCGCGCCCGAGTGTGCTGCAGCAGGTCGCGCAGTGGCTCGGCGAGCAGCTGGAGAAGCTGTTGAACGGCCTGTCGTCGGTCGTCCCGGGCGGGATCTTCGGCCTGGTCCTGATCCTCGTGCTGCTGATCGTGCTCGTCGTCGTGATCCGGTTGCGCACCGGCAAGATCGCCCGCGCGGCCCGGGCGGACCGGCTGGTCTTCGACGGGAAGCGGCAGAGCGCCGACGACTACCGCCGTTCCGCCGCCGAGGCCGCGGCCGCCGGTCGCTACGACGACGCCGTCCGCGACCGCTTCCGTGCGCTCGTGCGGGCCCTGGAGGAACGCGCGCTGCTGGACGCCCGCTCCGGCCGGACGGCCGACGAGGCCGCCGCGGAGGCCGGGGTGCTGCTGCCGAACGTCGCGACCGAGCTGCGGCACGGCGCGCGGCTGTTCGACGACGTCCACTACGGCGGCCGCGAAGGCACCGAAACGGCGTACCGCACGCTGACCGAGCTGGACGAACGCTGCCGCCGGGAGCGGCCGGTGGTGATGACGGCCTCGTGA
- a CDS encoding DUF2207 domain-containing protein, producing the protein MLRKLGLVVAAGVLAAAGPAAAAAGPTAPTGPTAGPPLPAQPSEQVKKPQLLGSDVPGVQAPDGATADVALKLLRDGSLSVTEKVTVPGGQQLVSRVPLRVSAGDDQDRVFAVRDVKTEGAATGQLTGDQLVLTFAGGSGSVTYLVDGVVADQGGRQQARWQAASGFDGPVAKLTASFIAPSPELSPVDCFAGPIGSSRRCTLSELDHTGVVRLEQNDVQPGDRVDLLVGLPANTAPATAKFAGIGLLANAFALTPLTGVAFAVLLVLLVAAAVFVVRRRKQDAGALTAATGPVEVLLRDGDRVYFASPDGVLPGQVGTVIDETVDVVDISATVVDLAVRNYLWLAEVPGPDWQLARRNSPDEHLHDFERAVYETLLPEGTDAVLVSQLRARGGLDLRRISDAMYADVVTKRWFSRRPDTARGRLTGLGAGIFALGLVVTAILTFTVGYALLGVAVALAGLGVAAAAALLPSRTARGRVLVGQVRGLLHYLHHAKAEDIPPGDREMVFSRSLPYAVVLGDTERWLGAFAALNPASDGTAGLYWYGGMEADSDLRRFGTHFPSFLTALDGLLTESGRATSTR; encoded by the coding sequence GTGTTGAGGAAACTGGGGCTCGTCGTCGCGGCGGGCGTGCTGGCCGCCGCCGGGCCCGCGGCCGCCGCCGCCGGGCCGACGGCGCCGACCGGGCCGACAGCGGGGCCGCCCCTGCCCGCGCAGCCGAGCGAGCAGGTCAAGAAGCCGCAGCTGCTCGGCAGTGACGTCCCGGGCGTCCAGGCCCCGGACGGCGCCACCGCCGACGTCGCGCTCAAGCTCCTGCGCGACGGCTCCCTCTCCGTCACCGAAAAGGTCACCGTCCCCGGCGGGCAGCAGCTCGTTTCCCGCGTCCCGCTGCGGGTTTCGGCCGGTGACGACCAGGACCGCGTCTTCGCCGTCCGCGACGTCAAGACCGAAGGTGCGGCCACCGGCCAGCTCACCGGCGACCAGCTCGTCCTGACTTTCGCCGGGGGCAGCGGAAGCGTCACCTACCTGGTCGACGGCGTCGTCGCCGACCAAGGCGGCCGGCAGCAGGCGCGCTGGCAGGCCGCGAGCGGTTTCGACGGCCCGGTCGCCAAGCTCACCGCGTCCTTCATCGCGCCGTCGCCGGAGCTGTCCCCTGTGGACTGCTTCGCCGGCCCGATCGGCTCCAGCCGGCGCTGCACGCTCAGCGAGCTCGACCACACCGGCGTCGTGCGCCTGGAGCAGAACGACGTCCAGCCGGGCGACCGCGTCGACCTGCTGGTCGGCCTGCCCGCGAACACCGCGCCGGCCACCGCGAAGTTCGCCGGCATCGGCCTGCTCGCCAACGCCTTCGCCCTGACGCCGCTGACCGGCGTCGCCTTCGCCGTCCTCCTGGTGCTGCTCGTCGCCGCCGCGGTCTTCGTGGTGCGCCGCCGCAAGCAGGACGCGGGCGCGCTCACCGCCGCGACCGGCCCGGTCGAGGTGCTGCTGCGCGACGGCGACCGCGTCTACTTCGCTTCCCCGGACGGCGTGCTGCCCGGGCAGGTCGGCACGGTGATCGACGAGACCGTCGACGTCGTCGACATCAGCGCCACCGTTGTCGACCTGGCCGTCCGCAACTACCTGTGGCTCGCGGAGGTACCAGGGCCCGACTGGCAGCTCGCCCGCCGCAACTCGCCGGACGAGCACCTCCACGACTTCGAGCGCGCCGTCTACGAAACGCTCCTCCCCGAGGGAACCGACGCCGTGCTCGTGTCGCAGCTGCGCGCCCGCGGCGGCCTCGACCTGCGCCGGATCAGTGACGCGATGTACGCCGACGTCGTCACCAAGCGCTGGTTCTCCCGTCGCCCGGACACCGCGCGTGGCCGCCTGACCGGGCTCGGCGCCGGGATCTTCGCGCTGGGCCTGGTCGTCACGGCGATCCTCACCTTCACCGTCGGGTACGCGCTGCTCGGTGTCGCGGTCGCGCTCGCCGGGCTCGGCGTCGCCGCCGCGGCCGCGCTGCTGCCCTCGCGCACCGCGCGCGGCCGGGTGCTGGTCGGCCAGGTCCGCGGCCTGCTGCACTACCTGCACCACGCCAAGGCCGAGGACATCCCGCCGGGCGACCGCGAGATGGTGTTCTCCCGGTCGCTGCCGTACGCGGTGGTGCTGGGCGACACCGAACGCTGGCTGGGCGCCTTCGCCGCGCTCAACCCGGCGTCGGACGGCACGGCCGGGCTCTACTGGTACGGCGGCATGGAGGCCGACAGCGACCTGCGCCGGTTCGGCACGCACTTCCCGTCGTTCCTGACCGCGCTCGACGGACTGCTCACCGAGTCCGGCCGCGCGACGTCGACGCGCTGA
- a CDS encoding RDD family protein, which produces MHEESELVTGEAVVLDLHVAKLASRALAMALDVVVQFALLLGAVFVLTLAVPAGDGSLALTLFLVFLVLVMVGYPVLFETLSRGRSLGKMAVGLRVVRVDGGPIRFRHALTRGLAGFVVDFWTLGLFGAVAVIVSLCSSDGRRVGDFLAGTLVVRERVPESAGYPAIGMPPGLEGWASQLDLTRLPDGLALASRQFLARFTELRPEASHALGWGLAQQVGNALGAAVPPGVPPWAFLAAVLAERRNRDHARAFQAYAAARAQQTQAFAARGQGYPAQASAGPAQGYPAQANAAQAYPGQAQSQPFPAQAAAPEYAGSSEPTPPRGTPAAPAENPFTPPS; this is translated from the coding sequence GTGCACGAGGAATCCGAGCTGGTCACCGGCGAAGCCGTCGTCCTCGACCTGCACGTGGCCAAGCTCGCCAGCCGCGCCCTGGCGATGGCGCTCGACGTCGTCGTGCAGTTCGCGCTGCTGCTCGGCGCGGTCTTCGTGCTGACGCTGGCCGTCCCGGCCGGCGACGGCTCACTCGCGCTGACCCTCTTCCTCGTGTTCCTGGTGCTGGTGATGGTCGGCTACCCGGTGCTGTTCGAGACGCTCTCGCGGGGCCGCTCGCTGGGCAAGATGGCGGTGGGCCTGCGCGTGGTGCGCGTCGACGGCGGCCCGATCCGCTTCCGGCACGCGCTGACCCGCGGGCTCGCCGGGTTCGTCGTGGACTTCTGGACGCTTGGGCTGTTCGGCGCGGTCGCGGTGATCGTGTCGCTGTGCTCCTCCGACGGCCGCCGCGTCGGCGACTTCCTGGCCGGGACGCTCGTGGTGCGCGAACGCGTCCCGGAGAGCGCCGGCTACCCGGCGATCGGCATGCCGCCGGGCCTCGAGGGCTGGGCGTCCCAGCTCGACCTGACCCGGCTGCCCGACGGTCTCGCGCTGGCGAGCCGCCAGTTCCTCGCCCGGTTCACCGAGCTGCGCCCGGAGGCCTCGCACGCGCTCGGCTGGGGGCTCGCGCAGCAGGTCGGCAACGCGCTGGGTGCGGCGGTGCCGCCCGGGGTGCCGCCGTGGGCGTTCCTCGCGGCGGTGCTGGCGGAACGCCGCAACCGCGACCACGCCCGCGCCTTCCAGGCGTACGCGGCGGCCCGAGCCCAGCAGACGCAAGCGTTTGCGGCCCGGGGTCAGGGTTACCCGGCGCAGGCGTCCGCGGGACCGGCACAGGGTTACCCGGCGCAGGCGAACGCGGCCCAGGCCTACCCGGGGCAGGCGCAATCGCAGCCCTTCCCGGCGCAGGCGGCCGCACCCGAATACGCGGGCTCCTCCGAGCCGACCCCACCGCGCGGCACCCCGGCGGCGCCCGCCGAGAACCCGTTCACCCCGCCGAGCTGA
- a CDS encoding RICIN domain-containing protein: MLKFMVVALAITSAPAADGAPVYLADGGGKLSLAVADGKPVLADAGDASAKWTYAGQRFTNVQNGQCLAAVSPVDGVTVKLAACDAKDEHQAWRRVAGLPGLVEIANVATARCLTAEGAVAGARLYQEVCSLTGIPNTWAAGGRTLAILSGNGQRLATKDPGAPFVVRVIGENGQPAADVPVTFFVRAARPKNLLVFEGGAETVTVKTGADGSASSPKLTLTEVGEFEARFVGTASLDDGSSIAFEGSCLC; the protein is encoded by the coding sequence ATGCTCAAGTTCATGGTGGTGGCCCTGGCGATCACTTCGGCACCCGCGGCCGACGGCGCGCCCGTGTACCTGGCCGACGGCGGGGGCAAGCTCTCACTCGCGGTGGCCGACGGCAAGCCCGTGCTGGCCGACGCGGGAGACGCGAGTGCGAAGTGGACATATGCCGGTCAGCGCTTCACGAACGTCCAAAATGGACAGTGTCTCGCCGCGGTGAGCCCGGTCGACGGGGTCACGGTGAAACTGGCGGCCTGTGACGCCAAGGACGAGCACCAGGCCTGGCGGCGCGTGGCCGGGCTGCCGGGCCTGGTCGAGATCGCGAACGTCGCCACGGCCCGGTGCCTCACCGCGGAAGGCGCCGTCGCGGGCGCGCGGCTGTACCAGGAAGTCTGCTCCCTGACCGGAATCCCGAACACCTGGGCCGCGGGCGGGCGCACCCTCGCCATCCTGTCCGGCAACGGCCAGCGCCTGGCGACGAAGGACCCGGGCGCACCGTTCGTGGTCCGCGTGATCGGCGAAAACGGCCAGCCGGCGGCCGACGTCCCGGTGACGTTCTTCGTCCGCGCGGCCCGCCCGAAGAACCTCCTGGTCTTCGAAGGGGGCGCGGAAACGGTGACCGTCAAGACGGGCGCGGACGGTTCCGCGTCGAGCCCGAAGCTGACGTTGACGGAGGTGGGCGAGTTCGAGGCCCGGTTCGTCGGAACCGCGAGCCTGGACGACGGATCGTCCATCGCCTTCGAGGGCTCGTGCTTATGCTGA
- a CDS encoding DUF4350 domain-containing protein, with translation MSTSVSPDARRIWRGSRIPLALLALVVAAGALLLLGRGEQTHGALEPGSYEPGGAHALAKLLADQGVDVRIAHTIDEADDALGENTTLLVTQPDLVPAKRFDAARRRAADVVLVTPGAPTLKDSLPLVRPVGQNDVGTLSPQCTVAAAVAAGDATLGGIGYAAPGARSCYLGEDGGGTLLQLADAGGTTTLLGTSAPLTNGRLADEGNAALSLRLLGQHPKLVWYLPSATDPALDDSRKSIFELIPDGWYFGAAQVGIAVALLALWRARRLGPVVTEPLPVVVRAAETAEGRARLYRRAKAADHAGETLREAARSRLRTTLGLPRDADAAALVTSVSERAGRPANDVGAVLYGPPVTGDPALVRLAGELDRVEREVERT, from the coding sequence GTGAGCACCTCCGTTTCGCCGGACGCGCGCCGGATCTGGCGCGGCTCCCGGATTCCGCTCGCCCTGCTCGCGCTGGTGGTCGCCGCCGGCGCGCTGCTGCTGCTCGGCCGCGGCGAGCAGACGCACGGCGCGCTCGAACCCGGTTCCTACGAACCCGGCGGCGCGCACGCGCTCGCGAAGCTGCTGGCCGATCAAGGCGTCGACGTCCGGATCGCGCACACGATCGACGAGGCGGACGACGCGCTCGGCGAGAACACGACGTTGCTGGTCACCCAGCCGGACCTGGTGCCGGCGAAGCGCTTCGACGCGGCCCGGCGGCGCGCCGCCGACGTCGTCCTCGTGACGCCGGGAGCGCCGACGCTCAAGGACTCCCTGCCGCTGGTCCGGCCGGTCGGCCAGAACGACGTCGGCACGCTCAGCCCGCAGTGCACGGTCGCCGCCGCGGTCGCGGCCGGCGACGCCACGCTCGGCGGGATCGGTTACGCCGCACCGGGTGCGCGCTCGTGCTACCTCGGCGAGGACGGCGGCGGCACGCTGCTGCAGCTCGCCGACGCCGGCGGCACGACGACGCTGCTCGGCACGTCGGCGCCGCTGACCAACGGCCGGCTCGCCGACGAGGGCAACGCGGCGCTGAGCCTGCGCCTGCTCGGGCAGCACCCGAAGCTGGTCTGGTACCTGCCGTCGGCGACCGACCCGGCGCTGGACGACTCGCGGAAGTCGATCTTCGAGCTGATCCCGGACGGCTGGTACTTCGGCGCCGCGCAGGTGGGCATCGCGGTCGCGCTGCTGGCGTTGTGGCGGGCCCGGCGGCTCGGCCCGGTCGTCACCGAGCCGCTGCCGGTCGTCGTCCGCGCGGCGGAAACCGCCGAGGGCCGCGCGCGGCTGTACCGGCGCGCGAAGGCGGCGGACCACGCCGGCGAGACCCTGCGCGAGGCGGCCCGATCCCGGCTGCGGACCACGCTCGGCCTGCCCCGCGACGCCGACGCGGCGGCGCTGGTGACGTCGGTGAGCGAGCGCGCCGGCCGGCCCGCGAACGACGTCGGCGCCGTGCTGTACGGGCCGCCGGTGACCGGCGATCCCGCGCTGGTGCGGCTGGCCGGCGAACTGGACAGGGTGGAACGAGAGGTGGAGCGAACTTGA
- a CDS encoding neutral zinc metallopeptidase produces the protein MFTPGYAGPPPAMGFGPRFAPGYRPYVAKKSNTGVIVAVAIIGIVAVVGGVIAAVALTGGHSRHVADAGYSSTYPTDTYSETTSDETTSTTSSTDETTTRQTRTSGRETPTSQTPAGPHSVSATGTNPLFGSANFGLQNVPCTLSRWATDQNSVTKFFQSGIACLDAMWSKALGGADLPFETPNLSVPRSLSESSTPCGSGGTTTGVTPFYCPSNNTIYMPMDRIEIETWGNHPGPYLSILAHEYGHHVQNMAGISDAYGEQRYDAGADSAVGLELSRRMELEAQCFSGMFLGSASVSGGSVDKNIYNEAWNAQDRGDDYARNGKRDHGSAKHNISWWQHGATTNRNQQCNTWTASGGDVS, from the coding sequence GTGTTCACCCCCGGGTACGCCGGGCCGCCGCCCGCGATGGGGTTCGGGCCGCGGTTCGCGCCCGGGTACCGGCCCTACGTCGCGAAGAAGTCGAACACCGGCGTGATCGTGGCCGTGGCGATCATCGGGATCGTGGCCGTCGTCGGCGGGGTGATCGCGGCCGTCGCGCTGACCGGCGGGCACTCGCGGCACGTCGCCGACGCCGGCTACTCCAGCACCTACCCGACCGACACCTACTCCGAGACCACCAGCGACGAAACCACGTCCACGACGTCGTCCACCGACGAGACGACCACGCGCCAGACCCGCACGTCGGGGCGCGAAACGCCGACGTCCCAGACCCCGGCCGGCCCCCACTCGGTCTCGGCCACCGGCACCAACCCGCTGTTCGGCAGCGCGAACTTCGGGCTGCAGAACGTCCCGTGCACGCTGAGCCGCTGGGCGACCGACCAGAACAGCGTCACGAAGTTCTTCCAGTCCGGCATCGCCTGCCTCGACGCGATGTGGTCGAAGGCCCTCGGCGGCGCGGACCTGCCGTTCGAGACGCCGAACCTGTCCGTGCCGCGGTCGCTCTCGGAGTCCTCGACGCCGTGCGGCAGCGGCGGCACGACCACCGGCGTCACGCCGTTCTACTGCCCGTCGAACAACACGATCTACATGCCGATGGACCGCATCGAGATCGAGACGTGGGGCAACCACCCCGGCCCGTACCTGTCGATCCTCGCCCACGAATACGGCCACCACGTGCAGAACATGGCCGGCATCTCCGACGCCTACGGCGAGCAGCGCTACGACGCGGGCGCGGACTCGGCCGTCGGCCTGGAGCTGTCCCGGCGGATGGAACTCGAGGCGCAGTGCTTCTCGGGGATGTTCCTGGGCTCGGCGTCGGTCTCGGGCGGCTCGGTCGACAAGAACATCTACAACGAGGCCTGGAACGCCCAGGACCGCGGCGACGACTACGCCCGCAACGGCAAACGCGACCACGGCAGCGCCAAGCACAACATCTCCTGGTGGCAGCACGGCGCGACGACCAACCGCAACCAGCAGTGCAACACGTGGACGGCCTCCGGCGGCGACGTCTCGTAG
- a CDS encoding MoxR family ATPase, translating into MSSGTEGTTGARDALIALRAEVAKAVVGNDAAVTGLILALLCRGHVLLEGVPGVAKTLLVRALAAALDLETKRVQFTPDLMPGDVTGSIVYDAHSGEFSFREGPVFTNLLLADEINRTPPKTQSSLLEAMEERQVSLDGESRPLPDPFIVIATQNPVEYEGTYPLPEAQLDRFLLKLTMPTPSREDEIGILWRHAQGFDPRNLAAAGLKPVAGAAELATAREAVAKVTIGPEVIGYVVDLCRATRQLPSVRIGVSPRGATALLAVTRAWAWLAGRDYATPDDVKALARPALRHRLDVRPEAELEGVTADGVLDRVLASVPVPR; encoded by the coding sequence TTGAGCAGCGGTACCGAAGGGACGACCGGGGCCCGCGACGCGCTGATCGCGCTGCGCGCGGAGGTCGCGAAGGCCGTCGTCGGCAACGACGCCGCCGTCACCGGGCTGATCCTGGCCCTGCTCTGCCGGGGGCACGTGCTGCTCGAAGGCGTCCCCGGCGTCGCGAAGACACTGCTGGTGCGGGCGCTCGCGGCGGCGCTGGACCTGGAGACCAAGCGGGTGCAGTTCACGCCGGACCTGATGCCCGGCGACGTCACCGGCTCGATCGTCTACGACGCGCACAGCGGCGAGTTCTCCTTCCGCGAGGGCCCGGTGTTCACGAACCTGCTGCTCGCCGACGAGATCAACCGGACGCCGCCGAAGACGCAGTCGTCGCTGCTGGAGGCGATGGAGGAGCGGCAGGTCTCCCTCGACGGCGAGTCGCGGCCGCTGCCCGACCCGTTCATCGTGATCGCCACCCAGAACCCGGTGGAGTACGAGGGCACCTACCCGCTGCCGGAGGCGCAGCTGGACCGGTTCCTGCTGAAGCTGACCATGCCGACGCCGTCGCGCGAGGACGAGATCGGCATCCTCTGGCGGCACGCGCAGGGCTTCGACCCGCGCAACCTCGCGGCGGCGGGCCTCAAGCCGGTCGCGGGGGCGGCGGAACTCGCCACGGCCCGCGAAGCCGTCGCGAAGGTCACCATCGGCCCCGAGGTGATCGGCTACGTCGTCGACCTCTGCCGGGCGACGCGGCAGCTGCCGTCGGTGCGGATCGGCGTTTCTCCCCGTGGTGCCACGGCGTTGCTCGCGGTGACGCGCGCTTGGGCGTGGCTCGCCGGGCGCGACTACGCGACCCCGGACGACGTCAAGGCGCTGGCCCGGCCCGCGCTGCGGCACCGCCTGGACGTCCGGCCCGAGGCCGAGCTCGAAGGCGTCACCGCGGACGGCGTGCTGGACCGGGTGCTCGCGTCCGTGCCCGTGCCGCGCTGA
- a CDS encoding stage II sporulation protein M, producing MDVDVFVAAHSAEWHRLGELSRRGGKLTGAEADELVTLYQRTATHLSIVRSVAPDPALLGRLSGLVARGRSAISGSHNPAWREVALFFTRRFPAAVYLSRRWWIPAALASIAVMVVIAVWVSGDPHVRASIATPDELNQLTKPGGEAETYYSTGPATSFAARVWTNNAWVAATCLFLGVALGLPVIGALWMNALNAGVIIGAMSAAGRADVMIGLLLPHGLLELTAVFIAAGAGLRLGWTVIDPGRRSRTAALGEQGRSVVVLALGLACVLFVSGVIEAFVTPSGWPTWVRVGIGVVVEVAFLVYVFTLGRRAAREGEVGDLEARDIGDALPESA from the coding sequence GTGGATGTGGACGTCTTCGTCGCGGCGCACTCGGCGGAGTGGCACCGGCTCGGTGAGCTCAGCCGCCGCGGCGGGAAGCTCACCGGCGCGGAGGCCGACGAGCTGGTCACGCTCTACCAGCGCACGGCGACGCACCTCTCGATCGTCCGCTCGGTGGCCCCCGACCCGGCGCTGCTCGGCCGGCTGTCCGGGCTGGTCGCCCGCGGCCGCAGCGCGATCTCGGGGTCGCACAACCCGGCGTGGCGCGAGGTCGCGCTGTTCTTCACGCGCCGCTTCCCGGCCGCCGTCTACCTGTCACGGCGCTGGTGGATTCCGGCCGCGCTGGCGTCGATCGCGGTGATGGTGGTGATCGCGGTGTGGGTTTCGGGCGACCCGCACGTGCGCGCGTCGATCGCGACGCCGGACGAGCTGAACCAGCTGACCAAGCCGGGCGGCGAAGCCGAGACCTACTACTCGACCGGGCCGGCGACGTCGTTCGCCGCGCGCGTCTGGACGAACAACGCCTGGGTGGCGGCGACCTGCCTGTTCCTCGGTGTCGCGCTGGGCCTGCCGGTGATCGGCGCGCTCTGGATGAACGCGCTCAACGCCGGCGTGATCATCGGCGCGATGAGCGCCGCGGGCCGCGCCGACGTGATGATCGGCCTGCTGCTGCCCCACGGTCTCCTGGAGCTGACGGCGGTGTTCATCGCGGCGGGCGCCGGGTTGCGGCTCGGCTGGACGGTGATCGACCCCGGACGCCGATCGCGCACCGCGGCGCTGGGCGAGCAGGGCCGGTCGGTCGTGGTGCTGGCGCTCGGGCTGGCGTGCGTGCTGTTCGTGTCGGGCGTCATCGAGGCGTTCGTGACGCCGTCGGGCTGGCCGACGTGGGTCCGCGTCGGGATCGGCGTCGTCGTCGAGGTGGCGTTCCTGGTCTACGTCTTCACGCTCGGCCGCCGCGCCGCTCGCGAAGGCGAAGTCGGCGACCTCGAAGCGCGCGACATCGGCGACGCGCTGCCCGAGTCAGCATAA
- a CDS encoding DUF58 domain-containing protein, whose protein sequence is MAVTGRLGLLALFGALVVGLLLPSRTGLLAVGGVLLVLVVVDLVLAGSVRPLTFARSGDTSVRLGEPCEVTLVVANPGGRAVRGQLRDAWPPSAGAADRHVLRVPAGERRALVTSLRPSRRGDRMAARVTVRSVGPLGLAARQGSHVVPWTVRVLPPFHSRKHLPSRLARLQQLDGRNAVLIRGQGTEFDSLREYVIGDDVRSIDWRATARAADVMVRTWRPERDRHVVLVLDTGRVSAGRVGDAPRLDAAMDAALLLAVLAAKVGDRVDLLAYDRRLRAAVQGSSGAALLTSLVNAMAPLEPSLIETDARGMVAEILRRTRRRALVVLLTGLDAAPLEEGLFPVLSSLTSRHELVIASVADPRVAEMLAGRGDAEAVYDAAAASRTMAERGRVTERLARHGVSVVDAVPEELPPALADRYLALKAAGRL, encoded by the coding sequence ATGGCCGTCACCGGAAGGCTCGGGCTGCTGGCGCTCTTCGGCGCGCTGGTGGTCGGGCTGCTCCTGCCGTCGCGGACCGGCCTGCTGGCCGTCGGCGGGGTGCTGCTGGTGCTCGTCGTGGTGGACCTGGTGCTGGCCGGGAGCGTCCGGCCGCTGACGTTCGCGCGCTCCGGCGACACGTCGGTGCGGCTCGGGGAGCCGTGCGAGGTGACGCTCGTGGTGGCGAACCCCGGTGGCCGCGCGGTCCGCGGGCAGCTGCGCGACGCGTGGCCGCCTTCGGCGGGTGCCGCCGACCGGCACGTCCTGCGCGTTCCGGCGGGGGAGCGGCGCGCTTTGGTGACTTCTCTGCGGCCGTCGCGGCGCGGCGACCGGATGGCGGCGCGCGTGACGGTCCGCTCGGTCGGGCCGCTGGGATTGGCCGCGCGGCAGGGTTCGCACGTGGTGCCGTGGACGGTCCGCGTGCTGCCGCCGTTCCACAGCCGCAAGCACCTGCCGTCGCGGCTCGCGCGGCTGCAGCAGCTCGACGGCCGCAACGCGGTGCTGATCCGCGGCCAGGGCACGGAGTTCGACTCGCTGCGCGAGTACGTGATCGGCGACGACGTCCGCTCGATCGACTGGCGGGCGACGGCGCGCGCGGCGGACGTCATGGTCCGGACCTGGCGCCCGGAACGCGACCGGCACGTGGTGCTGGTGCTGGACACCGGCCGCGTCTCGGCGGGCCGGGTCGGCGACGCCCCGCGCCTGGACGCGGCGATGGACGCGGCGCTGCTGCTGGCGGTGCTCGCCGCGAAAGTCGGCGACCGCGTCGACCTGCTGGCCTACGACCGCCGCCTGCGCGCGGCGGTGCAGGGTTCCTCGGGTGCGGCGTTGCTGACGTCGCTGGTCAACGCGATGGCGCCGCTGGAGCCGTCCCTGATCGAGACGGACGCGCGCGGGATGGTCGCCGAGATCCTGCGGCGGACGCGACGGCGCGCGCTGGTGGTGCTGCTGACGGGGTTGGACGCGGCGCCGCTGGAGGAGGGGCTGTTCCCGGTGCTGAGCTCGCTGACGTCGCGGCACGAGCTGGTGATCGCGTCCGTCGCGGACCCGCGGGTCGCGGAGATGCTGGCGGGGCGCGGCGACGCGGAAGCCGTGTACGACGCGGCGGCGGCGTCGCGGACGATGGCGGAGCGCGGCCGCGTGACGGAAAGGCTGGCGCGCCACGGGGTCAGCGTCGTCGACGCGGTTCCGGAGGAGCTGCCGCCCGCGCTGGCGGACCGGTACCTGGCGCTGAAAGCCGCCGGACGGCTCTGA